tggttacattttgggaaaagtaggtcaaagttcacatttttatgaacttttatgtattttttcagtcttctgttataatgggtgaaatttcaaatgtctataaaaacatcaattttgtttcaatttacttcaaacttggcacatatatagaggaaattgatatgctgacatcagcacatgcatagacatgatgacatcagctggagcgatgccaaaataagctacaatatgtggaaggggcagggtttgttgtgcctgacaccacatgtttagtttggttttatggaaaaaccgtcatcttctacaacattgattcaccagtaaaacccatggagtcagatcaatgacagtggatggagacacatggttttatgttcagttaatgacagattttacggAAAAAGTCACTATgtgttcagttttcattgtttctgataaaataagctgtgaatttactctgagctttaaccctctaaaacctgaaccattaaatcattgacagaaaattccagttctttgaaactggagcttttattggtccttctgaacagccccccaaattttttttcaaataccaatttccatgtatcagtttcagttttgtatcatatttgacactcactgctcaaatattattatttttgaataaacaaacaaaaacataatgtaacacaaacatgtctaacaatttggtaatttcttttcaaaattgtcgcAGTTCTGCCTCCTTCTACACTACAAtcatgtagtgtcactggaaaggcctctggtggatgAATTtgtcccccctggtggattatctgtgtattgcatgtatctaattgtatacatcaggtttttcaagaaaaaaaatatcacactgatcatgtagagcacaggtgtcaaacatgtcaaggggccaaatccggcctgccaaagggtccaatttggcccataggatgaatctgtgacatgcaaaaattacactgaagatatcaatcaatagtgtaaaaatcattttatttcaggttccatatatacacatataaaccaattagatcttaaatgggtcataataacctataaataatgacaactgcagattttatcttagttttagagcaaaaaaacttaaattacatgaaaatgtttacattaacaaattatctgtaatttgtaatccttttacaaaaaaagtgaataacctgaagaaaaatgaatgtgaaatgtcttgacaaAAGCAAAtgcaatattattaatattatacctgctactaaatgttttgtgtatttgtaattgtaatgtaagttgtaatgtatacgtgtaaatgataaactaataaactgatgcagaatattattaaaactgcacttgtttttcttaagacatttcaagttgtccacattattcagttttttaaggaaaagatgtagatataaacatcatcataaagtctttttacttttttcactggtattattttactggtctggcccacttgagatcatattggggtgaatgtggcccctgaactgaaatgagtttgacacccctgatgtagagggtttcaaaactcatgtatcaaatatgatacgtttggtgttatagggttaattaacgtctacatgatcaagtgaattaaatataggaaaatacatgattcacactgaaaaaaactcaaactgaagaggataatagtacaataaatagtgatgaatcacttaagaaataaaataaacatagagaaaaattaatttgggaactgccactaaagtagcactgggtctttatgggttagtgtgAACTTGCTGATAACAGTCCTTGGAAATTTGGAAATCAGTCAGCTGACAGAACCAGATTATTTCTTAGTTATGAGAATTACAAATAAAGTCGCTGAGTCATTTCGCCTCGTCTCCGCTGGACTCACCTCTGTTTCTCCAGGGGGAGGGTGGGGTTGACGCAGCAGGCCTCGCTTTCAGGGCTGGAAGATGACgacaaggaggaagaagaggatttCAGGATCTTCTGAGTCCAACTTTTTTGCCTCAGATGCTGATGCTGAGCTGGCGGATGCTGCGGCTGCCTGGTGAGTGTGAGGTGGGGTGTTTCATCTTTGGCTGGGcgttcagggctgtcaaactgcGCTGGAGGGATGAGGAGTGGCACCAAGACATGaatgtatgtaaataaatgtcAAGAAACAGCTGACACTGTGCCAGAGCTTGAAGTGAGTGCTTGAAACCTTCAGTACATATGAAACAAGAACTTTGATGTTTCATGCAAGATCTTCTTCAGCATGCTGTTGGTATATGcagtgtataaaatataaatgtaagaGCATGCCTGAGTTATTTTTTGAACAAATATTTTCCATATCGATCCAAGACGCAGTGTTGGCACTTCACTGGTTCCAACTTCAGAAAAGCTCTAATTTTTTCCACCATCCAATCAGAATATAATCCAAGCCAGGGATTTGTTTCCATTCCAATTAGTTTGTGTTTCTTATGAGACGAGGAGCAGaggaaaaagttaaaaatagaaccTTTGTGAAATTCTGTCTGAGAGATGCAAACATTTCTCATTTGACACTTTTACTTTTTATCCCCTGACATCAACCAGCCCTAAGCTTATTTTCTGGCATCTCTGCATCGGGGAGGTTTGaatgctttttattttatttatttttttttttaggcagtGCAACAAATTCAGACGGGCGTACCTGAGAGAGTTTTGACGATACGCTCCTTCTTCCACTCCCAAGGTAGTTCGTACTCGGTCGCAGGTCGAAGGTCAAGCTCCGGTCGTGTAACAGCTGTCTTGTCACTGTTGCTGTTTCCCTCATACGGGACGTCGTAGATCTGTAAGGGGGCCAGCGGAACATCCTCCGTCGTTCCCTCGCCCCCCTCCATCAGAACACACACCTTCAGCAGGTCCTTAGAGCCCCGACGTCGGATCTCTGTGGTCCAAAACAAGAGGCGGTTACAAAGATTTCAACTGACTCAGCTTCAAACCACTACTATATGTGGATGTTTGAGCTTTAATAATGGTACACACATAGTTTCCAAAAGCTGATAAAGCATTCAAAGACTATTGTCAGGCTGTAAAATCCAATAACCATAACtcggtggtttccaaccttttttgtctcatgaccccattttaaaatcacaaatttttgccgaccccagacattcaaaacagagacttttttttgctaaaattaatttgtttttgatcatgtaatactttgctattctatgttgcaaataaatgttaattgtagatgacatttagtctatataatgtatattattctggatggaggcagaaaaaccaggtgtagattactgcagaaagtgagaatttgattttccttggtcaggatatgtatagtcagtccagcttggatttacaaggctgacaattaatactgaacaaacaagaactcaaactatgaattatgaaagagctgcagcatctgaaaccgaccacaatgaacatttgacagataaacagaaccacagtgcttcagtttcagcttcacagtttgtcatgtcttttatgtattggaattatctctctcagctcaccatatatttttattcgtaagtttttattttttatttttatcaattatgagaaatttcaggcgaccccatttgcaTTCCAgaagaccccacgtggggtcccgaccccaaggttgaaaaacactgccataactAGTCATGTGCAATAATGTGAAATTTGTTAAATGTGGATCTTGGTCAGGTATCCCTCGAAAAAGAAATTTTATTGCAAGGGACttagtggttaaataaaggttaagtaaGTTTGGGTGACTGGAGGTCAGTTATGGACACTTTTGTAATTCTGTTTATTTTAcccctgtgcatttaaaggggtgatattttgcttttttttttaaaaatggaattatgcattttaaaacatttccctgtggtctccataaactgtaaatgctctgcttgggtctgaattcttcattaattcaactccacaggtccatcttcaaccctatttctcagtaatgacaccagaaaggttgttttgagcgctagccctttaaatgcaaattagacactgcatgccccgccccctccaggtttttggcgctgtgctgctctgtcccgttcaaccaacaactgaacattttaggaaatcggctcgaagtttggacatattttcagtttttattacaaccgctgctgctgataaatagttatgtcatactcagagaaatttTCGTCagaggtcttgaccttatatgtgcaaatgtcatgacataactggTTATAgccgtaacaaattaagcaggaattaaaagaggttgtagaaattcactaaattttttgccaaaacgaatataaagatagctttgcagcacctggtgagttcaaattcaaactttatgaactattagggtccaaatacacaaagaaatgaaccaaagactaataaaaatgggtttagcaaaatatgacccctttaaattttcATAACTGACTCAATTCTGGTGTAGCCTAACTTTACCTTTTGGCTTCTTTTATTTCTCTTCTACCATGTTGTTTAGTAAGTTGTGTAATATTATTCAGAATTTAGTGTGTTACATAATTATTTCATTGTCAGTCCCACCACTTTATTATCTTACACAGTATGTTAGGGCCTCACAACTGATCAAATCGTAGTTATATTCACAATATTAGCCTATGCAATTATATAATCGACTGAAATTTAAAGGTCCAAATTTAGGAAGCTCCAGGGTGATTTACTGCAGAGATCACTAAAATAACCACCGTCTCTGTTGTAtgataaagaaattaaaaaagaagaaagaaatgaaagttgtgacttttttttgtactttttatgcTAGTTTTAATTTCTATGTTTGAACTGACAAATACATgacaatatataatataataatgataatgagtgATCTATACAATGTCTTTGATAACTAACTCTTTCACTTTTAACTCAGTGTGAGAGGTTGGCTCTTATTGTTTTAATGTACAatcacttttattgtttttattgattcttttatgtgttttatttgtttttatatctgtGAACAGCATTTGGGCCAAgtgtgttgttttaaagtgctttacaaataaagttgacttgaaCTGATAAATGCAAATACAATAAAATTGCAGTACTGCCCTTAATAATCACAATTTTTCACTAAATTGCACTGCCCGGAGTATAGTATCATACACAtatagtatgtgtttgtgtaacattTGAGCAGTTTATTCACAATCCTGAGCCTTTTTCATCTGTCATTATTTACACTGTAGAACATATGAGTGACAGTAGGAAGTAGATGGTAAAGTTGATCTGTAATATCCTGCCATGTTAGTGTTTATtacataatattattattattgtgaaggtAAACTGGTGCCTTCTTGACACCACAGCTCACAAAGTCTGGAGAACACAACCCACCAAGAAATAGTTACACTTCTTTCCCTTGTTTCTATTCTCACGTTCAACATGTATTGGATTTAACGTTTCATATTTTTTACATCATTGTGCACATCACTCGTTTTCCACATAAAAATAAGGCTTTAAATCATCAAAAACTATTTAAACTGAAATAACTGTCAAGTCACAAACTCTGTGCTTGtggtaaaatgaaaatgtttcccgTATCAGACGATGAGTCACAGTACAACTGGTGTAAACTGACATGTCTGACGGAAATAACAGATCTGATTGTGACTTCTGTCAGCTGCTTTATTGAATTTTAATAACAACAGACTGAATGAAAGCTGCTCCGCTCTATAGTCCTGATTAATGAGTCACACTGACATCAGATCCTTGTTGACTTCCTCTGCATGATTAAAGCCTCATAAATCGACTTAGTCACATCATGGTTTCCTCTGTCGACTTCTCTGCAGGAGGTCTGGAAGTAACGCAAGCACTGACTGAAATAAAACCTGCTCTAGAACACCGCAGTAAAACATTTTCACGTTCACAGCAGGCTATTGTGTTACCCTTTCAGTTAAAACAATGGAGTGATGGAATGAAAGGTCAGGAGAACATGTGATTGGACAACTGACCACCAGTCTTCCTGGTGGATGCTGGGAAGTTTTGATAAATGGTCAAACAGGTCCATATAGGGGGTTCCACAGCGTTGTGTCTGAGAGAGGGGGGAGGCACTGAGGGGCAACTTCCTTTACGGAGAATAGTACCAGGAAACAGAGACAGGAAAGAGGAAGCAGGGCCAGGAAACTGCACCCATTGTCCCAACGCAACACAGTTGCTGTGGCAACCCCATGGGGTACAGAGAGCACTGGGGAGCGAGTTCATGTTCTCACTCCTGTCCTGGAGAGACTGAAAATGTGAATCCTGTCATTCATACAGGGTTAGGTAGTAAAACACAGCTGTGAAGATTCAGCAGACGGTGTGTGAGTGAAATGTCACCTGTGTTAAGTCATTATCTGACGGCGTTTATACTGACATTTATCGGCATCACGTGAATCCACAGATGAAAGTCTTACCAGTGATCATCTGCTGGGCATCGTAAGGCTCCATGTAACCGTCGTTCTCCCCAACCCgctctgcttccctctgctctctGGTCTTTTGAGCATCGAAAGGATCTGCATAATCCTCAAGTATGATCACCTAGACCAAGGAAAGAGAGAAATGATAGCActgttgtagttttatgtacttatttatagtttttagtgtttttttttatttatttttttattgtttttacgatTCTATGTGCAGCtctttggaaatgttcttgttgtttaaatgtgctatataaatgaagTGGATTGAATTGGAAATCAGTATTTGACTTATGCACATTAAGAACTAGAACACGGTTTGTCAGAGAAGCACCAAATAGTGTTGAGAATATTGCTTTCCAAGTTTATAGtaggtcattttttttaataaagcacgTTCTAAAAATGATAACGCAAGGAAATAAGTAATAGTAGTAAATAAGGAGTAGTATAGATATGCATACATTAATATGCCATTTATATGTATATCAAAAGCAAGATGGCAGTCACTTAGGTCCACATATGCAGATAGGAGTCACATGTATCTAGAGCTGCAACAAATGATTCATTTCAATATCAATCTGCTAATAACTGGCAGAACAAATCAATTTCTTATTTAGTCTCTAAAATGCCACAAAATCATGAAAATATCACCAGTTGTTTCCTAAAGTCTTCAAGTGTCTTGTTTGATCAAAAGCCTAAACATACTCACAATAGTGTCTAAGAGAagtaaagaaaccagaaaatactcAAATTTAAAGTCTGAAATGTAGAATTtacataaaaaacattaaaagactgGTTGTGAAAATAGCTGACAACCAAATAATGTATCACTCTATATGCAACAGGTTTTAAAAAAGTACCAGACACcacaatttacattttgtgtAAAGAAGCCATCTTTGTTTTAAAGACCATccctttattatttatatgtgtgttAACACCTCCTTTCCTTGTCATCTTATCAGTGCTGTATAATTTAGTGCTCATTTAACAGACACAGCACAAGCCAAGAGACAATAGTAAGTCATAAAATGAAGTTGTCTCTCTCTCAAACCACTTCCAGTCATGCTCCCTTGCCAAAGAAATTCTGGCATTTATtggtgtttgaaaaaaaaaaaaatgaaaaaaaaacagtagcagATGCTTCACAGGCAGAAGTGCCTTCAAGGTGTTAAAGAAAGGGTTAGTAGGGCAGAAACAAACAAATGGATCCACATTAAGACTTTGTTCATGCTGAAATCTGAACCATGGTCAAGTCTAATGTTATACCTTCACCCCCTGGAGACTTAACATTTATATACTTTATTAACTGATAAACTTAAAACTGGGACAAAGGACTAACATATTTGACCAATCAAACTCTGTGGCTTCTGCAAACATTAATTTGAAAGAGATTTACTCCCTTCTGAAACATAAAACCGCTGTTTTATTCTTCCTGTCTTTTATCTGTCTTTTTTCTCACCACCTCTCCACTATCACCTCCCTCATGTCTCTatctttctcctgtttttcaaAGCCAGGCTGGAGGGGACTTGGGTTAGCGCCTGAGTGTCAAATAACATGATGCTTTTTATAACATGATAACCTTCACCAGGGGGCCCGAATCTAGTGAAAGAGAGGGATGAGGGAGGTGGAGGGGAACAGTGAGCCAGATTACATACACAAGAGGAAAGCAAGGCCTCTTGTCTGACCACAGCTTTGTATTCAAGGTGGAGAAGGTGGGTGTAAGGGTGAGGGGTGGAGAGGAAGAGACGGAGAGATAGGAAgacagactaggagcagtggacacaatgggtagCAGAGACAAAAGAGGGGGAGAAAATGAAACAATATCAATTTTCAGAGCTTGGACTGGATCCTGGCTACTTCATTGTCAGCAGTATTGATGACACCTTACGTTATTTTACCGTAGTAGAGCATGTCGTACTACTAGAATAGAAAATATTGAGGCCAGTTACTCATATAAAGCAGAATATTATTTAGAAAAAAGTCATATATTCATAAATTGAGAGCATTTCAATAAAAAGCACTTGCAAATCTCCAGGCTATGACCCCTGTGTGTGTTATATCATCACATCTTGTACAGTTGTATTATATTACCACATGTAATAACACCTATTTAACAGTTATAGGCCATGTGAAGTTGAGCTACACTAGATTTATCCTGTAATGAACTTGTGCATCGCAAAAGTAACTACGTGCAGAACAGTAAAGattatatttatagggaatttagTGCAATATAAAGCAGTATTAAATAGAAATACAAATACTCGTGGTTGCAGTTGATAATTTTTCTTATACTTTGTCATCACTGAAtctgtccataaaagaaaatcaagcaATTGTTGATGTTTATTCTTAGAAAAACACATTAATAAAGTGATTTACAGACTCCTACTTCTAACATTTTAAAGCTTAAGTCATGAATTTATGTTAAATGGAATGCAGAATTATGATTTGGTGAGACAGATTTAACATTATACAGCTGAAACTTGTGATTTGTAGTTGTATAGACAGGTTTTTGTGtgtatatcctcttgagaccctgcatttttgtcctctgtaggggacaggagtttcacagctttacttagaaaaaaaaatcctgtccactgcaaaatcGATATTCAATAAAAACAACTATTGATGTTTAGTCTTAGAAAAGCCCATTTATAAAGTGATTTACAGACTCCTTCTAACATTTTAAAGCTTAAGTCATGGATTTATGTTAAATAGAATGCAGAATTATGATTTGCTGCCTCAGATTTAACATTATACAGCTGAAACTTGTGATTTCTAGTTGCATAGACAGGTTTTTAtgtgtatatcctcctgagaccctgcatttttgtcctctgtaggggacaggagtttcacagctttacttagaaaaaaaaaaatcctgtcctcTGCAAAAAAGATATTCAATAAAAACAATTGTTGCATTAtactttttccaatcaagacaattatttaatgtaaaaaaaataataataataagccaaaacatttacttttctGGATCTGAGGAGGATATAAAGCTGAAATTGTAACTCACTGTTTCTGTTTTGCACTGGCTTGGCTTTTCTGCTTCAGGTACCACTTGGTTGTTGATGGTACCGCTGTTGAAGTTGTGGTTTTTGTCCTGTTTGTCCACTCGGATCAGCCTGTTGATGTAAGCATTGGCAGAGGAGGAGATCTTCATGTGTCTGTGCTGCTCCTCAAACACCGTCTCCGCTTTGGAGTTTTTGCGACTTTTCCCTGCAGACAACAGGTTGTCCCACACCTTCCCATCCTTGGTCGGAGATCCTCCACCGTTCCTGCTCAGATCCGCAGCTGAGTTCTTTCGGTTCCTTCCGGATAGGAGAGACCCGACTCCTCCACCTCCAGCCGGACTGTCAGAGGATGAGTTCTTTCTAGTTTTGGAGACTGTTTTAGTACCGATGCTGGCCACCAGTCCGGCTCTACTGGGTCTTTGCTGTGACCCGGATTCAGAGGCGGATCGGATCCTGTCGGTACCATTTTTCAGGTTGATGGGGAACTC
This DNA window, taken from Sphaeramia orbicularis chromosome 11, fSphaOr1.1, whole genome shotgun sequence, encodes the following:
- the LOC115428428 gene encoding SH2 domain-containing adapter protein E; its protein translation is MAKWFKEFPINLKNGTDRIRSASESGSQQRPSRAGLVASIGTKTVSKTRKNSSSDSPAGGGGVGSLLSGRNRKNSAADLSRNGGGSPTKDGKVWDNLLSAGKSRKNSKAETVFEEQHRHMKISSSANAYINRLIRVDKQDKNHNFNSGTINNQVVPEAEKPSQCKTETVIILEDYADPFDAQKTREQREAERVGENDGYMEPYDAQQMITEIRRRGSKDLLKVCVLMEGGEGTTEDVPLAPLQIYDVPYEGNSNSDKTAVTRPELDLRPATEYELPWEWKKERIVKTLSAQFDSPERPAKDETPHLTLTRQPQHPPAQHQHLRQKSWTQKILKSSSSSLSSSSSPESEACCVNPTLPLEKQSWYHGCVTRQEAEFQLQSCKEASFLVRNSESDNSKYSIALKTSQGCVHIIVAQTKENGFTLDQSSCVFPSIPEVVHHYCTQRLPFNGAEHMTLLHPVPRIY